The following proteins are encoded in a genomic region of Burkholderia cepacia:
- a CDS encoding BON domain-containing protein, translated as MQRSDMVLKQVMAAFEHESHLKLHHHPIHMSFDGHALTVSGEVPDIASKKRLLALTQTYGGGMPLVDQLRVAANPPIGDGELRTRICERLAQAVDFRNCVICARVKGQLEVLRGTMDQAGNEGSGAIEVTVENGVVRLTGQVISLSHRRLAGVIAWWTGGCRDVENLLELVPAEADGDEEISEVMHLVLETDPRVRADQITVSVKNHQITLAGWVPTDAERLMAEQDAWCLDAIAGVVNRIEVRA; from the coding sequence ATGCAACGCAGCGACATGGTCTTGAAGCAGGTGATGGCGGCCTTTGAACACGAATCTCACCTGAAGCTACACCATCATCCCATTCACATGAGTTTTGACGGCCACGCGTTGACCGTGTCGGGCGAGGTGCCGGATATCGCATCGAAGAAGCGCCTGCTCGCGCTGACCCAGACGTATGGCGGCGGGATGCCGCTGGTCGATCAGCTCCGCGTGGCGGCCAATCCGCCGATCGGTGACGGCGAGCTGCGCACGCGCATCTGCGAGCGGCTCGCGCAGGCGGTCGATTTCCGCAACTGCGTGATTTGCGCACGCGTCAAAGGGCAGCTCGAGGTGCTGCGCGGCACCATGGATCAGGCCGGCAACGAGGGCAGCGGCGCGATCGAGGTGACGGTCGAGAATGGCGTCGTGAGGCTGACGGGGCAGGTGATCAGCCTGTCGCACCGGCGCCTCGCAGGCGTGATCGCGTGGTGGACAGGCGGCTGCCGCGATGTGGAGAACCTGCTGGAACTGGTGCCCGCAGAAGCCGACGGCGACGAGGAGATTTCCGAAGTGATGCATCTCGTGCTGGAGACGGACCCCCGAGTGCGGGCCGACCAGATCACCGTCAGCGTGAAGAATCATCAGATCACGCTGGCGGGCTGGGTCCCGACCGATGCGGAACGGCTGATGGCCGAACAGGACGCTTGGTGCCTCGATGCGATCGCGGGTGTCGTGAATCGCATCGAAGTGAGGGCGTGA
- a CDS encoding cyclic peptide export ABC transporter, with the protein MDFAQNQSPPWHSAVTLMWRSHPWLTLGTVLTGLISGIASIVGVGLISRVLHDQNDRQTLLLIFIAVNGIAVFCRSAAAVMPSYVCMKVMTRLRVNLCKRILATPLEEIDRRGAPNVLTMLTQDIPQLSQTLLTIPTIIVQSVVLICSIVYLAYLSWVVFASTMILTIAGLVLYLSFYRRAVDFTERVRDEFVQFNEYTHSLVFGIKELKLNRARQRWFTKAAIELSSRRVAGYNYIERFWFMSGDSIGQITVAVLLGSLLFGVPSLGVVDPSVLTASILAVLYMMGPLTMLINILPIMAEGKTALARLAEFGFLIDDTQDSPGKLRHPGATESSPTESWRRIELKDVKMNYHDHESSSDFVLGPINMTIHAGELVYVIGGNGSGKSTLAKILSGLYAPTEGHIALDGKVIDDDSRERYRNLFSAVFTDFHLFNRIIGPDQKNTRIELAQKYLETLKLADKIEIHGKTYSTTKALSTGQRKRLALLCAYIEDRPIYILDEWAADQDPVFKRFFYEVLVPDLKSRGKCVIIITHDDQYFKLADRVIRLDSGRIFSDTAMNDVRSTVAG; encoded by the coding sequence ATGGACTTCGCTCAAAACCAATCGCCGCCGTGGCATTCGGCCGTCACCCTGATGTGGCGCAGTCATCCCTGGCTGACTTTAGGCACGGTCCTGACCGGCCTCATCAGCGGCATCGCGTCGATCGTGGGCGTCGGTTTGATCAGCAGGGTGCTTCATGACCAGAACGATCGACAGACGCTGTTGCTGATCTTCATCGCGGTGAACGGCATTGCGGTGTTCTGCAGGAGCGCGGCCGCCGTGATGCCGTCCTACGTCTGCATGAAAGTGATGACGAGACTGCGCGTCAACCTGTGCAAGAGGATCCTCGCGACCCCACTGGAGGAAATCGACAGACGCGGCGCGCCCAATGTCCTGACCATGCTGACGCAAGACATTCCGCAGCTGAGCCAGACACTGCTCACCATCCCGACGATCATCGTTCAATCCGTCGTCCTGATATGCAGCATCGTCTATCTGGCCTATCTCTCGTGGGTCGTTTTTGCTTCGACGATGATCCTGACGATCGCCGGCCTGGTGCTCTATCTGTCTTTCTACCGGAGGGCCGTCGATTTCACTGAAAGAGTGCGTGACGAGTTCGTCCAGTTCAATGAGTACACGCATAGCCTCGTGTTCGGCATCAAGGAACTCAAGCTCAACCGGGCCAGACAACGCTGGTTTACCAAGGCGGCGATCGAACTGTCGTCGCGGCGCGTCGCGGGGTACAACTACATCGAACGCTTCTGGTTCATGAGCGGCGACAGCATCGGTCAGATCACCGTGGCGGTCCTGCTCGGATCTTTGCTGTTCGGCGTCCCTTCGCTCGGCGTCGTCGACCCCTCCGTACTCACGGCGAGCATTCTGGCCGTGCTTTACATGATGGGGCCCTTGACCATGCTGATCAATATTCTGCCGATCATGGCCGAAGGCAAGACCGCGCTCGCCCGGCTGGCGGAATTCGGTTTCCTGATCGATGACACGCAAGACTCGCCCGGAAAACTTCGCCATCCGGGCGCAACGGAATCCTCACCGACGGAGTCGTGGCGACGCATCGAGTTGAAGGACGTGAAGATGAATTACCACGACCATGAGTCGTCGTCCGACTTCGTGCTTGGCCCCATCAACATGACGATTCATGCGGGGGAGCTCGTCTATGTGATCGGCGGCAACGGCAGCGGCAAGAGCACGTTGGCCAAGATACTCAGCGGCCTCTACGCGCCGACCGAAGGCCATATCGCCCTTGACGGGAAAGTGATCGACGACGATTCGAGGGAACGGTACCGGAATCTGTTTTCCGCCGTGTTTACCGATTTCCATCTGTTCAATCGCATCATCGGTCCGGACCAGAAAAATACGCGCATCGAACTTGCCCAAAAGTATCTTGAAACCCTGAAGCTGGCCGACAAGATCGAGATTCACGGCAAGACCTACTCGACGACCAAGGCCTTGTCGACGGGGCAGCGCAAAAGACTGGCGCTGCTTTGCGCGTACATCGAGGATCGTCCGATCTATATCCTGGACGAATGGGCGGCCGATCAAGACCCGGTGTTCAAGCGATTCTTCTATGAGGTGCTGGTTCCCGATCTGAAATCCCGTGGGAAATGCGTGATCATCATTACCCACGACGATCAGTATTTCAAACTGGCCGATCGCGTCATTCGCCTGGATAGCGGCCGCATTTTCTCGGATACGGCCATGAATGACGTCCGATCGACAGTCGCGGGGTGA
- a CDS encoding YbaK/EbsC family protein → MSQANETAIVPWVPGEDPGFSFRRIMDFLIAEKINHRVMVHPPEGQTVAASLLRGHSVEQAAKCMVVEVKHDNGELSYALAVVSGHRRVALKKVADCFRGVKAKLAPSHVASQLTRCMMGAVPPISFDDRLQVVVDRDLLPTPEIVFSAGRLDVSIGVDTGIYLNAIRHQIGSISE, encoded by the coding sequence ATGTCTCAAGCCAACGAAACAGCAATCGTTCCCTGGGTGCCCGGAGAAGATCCGGGATTTTCCTTCAGGCGGATCATGGATTTTCTGATCGCCGAAAAAATCAATCACCGGGTCATGGTGCATCCCCCGGAAGGGCAAACCGTTGCCGCCAGCCTGCTGCGTGGACACAGCGTCGAACAGGCCGCGAAATGCATGGTGGTGGAAGTCAAGCACGACAACGGCGAGCTTTCCTATGCGCTGGCGGTCGTATCCGGACACAGGAGAGTGGCCTTGAAAAAGGTGGCCGACTGCTTCAGAGGGGTCAAGGCCAAGCTGGCGCCGAGCCATGTGGCGTCGCAATTGACCCGGTGCATGATGGGCGCCGTGCCGCCCATCTCTTTCGACGACCGTCTTCAGGTGGTGGTCGATCGCGACCTGCTCCCCACCCCGGAAATCGTATTCAGCGCGGGACGGCTCGACGTATCGATCGGCGTCGACACCGGCATCTATCTGAATGCGATACGACATCAAATCGGCAGTATCTCCGAATAG
- a CDS encoding glycosyltransferase family 25 protein, with protein MKATPTIDNTFARKVCINLDRRPDRWEAMQRKFAEQNILTVERLSAVDAKQVAVPEHLSHMRPQDYGCTMSHLAAVKQAKAAGASEVLIFEDDAFFDADFTARFPEFIAQVPDDWHMLFLGAYHFTQPIPVAPNIVKTVETLTAHAYVVRDSLYDAFIEINENPPAIIDRNNLVLQQTFNCYCFEPNLVGQESGYSDIMEEVMPEKPLTYSFPIPDGW; from the coding sequence ATGAAAGCAACACCGACAATCGACAACACGTTCGCGCGCAAGGTCTGCATCAACCTGGACCGGCGTCCCGATCGCTGGGAAGCCATGCAAAGAAAATTCGCCGAGCAGAACATCCTCACGGTGGAGCGCCTGTCCGCCGTCGATGCGAAGCAGGTGGCCGTGCCGGAGCACTTGAGCCATATGCGCCCGCAGGACTACGGCTGCACCATGAGCCATCTCGCCGCCGTGAAGCAGGCCAAGGCCGCCGGCGCGAGCGAAGTCCTGATCTTCGAGGACGACGCGTTCTTCGACGCCGACTTCACCGCGCGCTTTCCTGAATTCATCGCGCAAGTGCCGGACGACTGGCACATGCTGTTCCTGGGCGCCTATCACTTCACCCAGCCGATTCCCGTCGCGCCCAACATCGTCAAGACGGTGGAGACGCTCACCGCGCACGCGTACGTCGTCAGGGACTCGCTTTACGACGCATTCATCGAGATCAACGAGAACCCGCCGGCGATCATCGACCGCAACAACCTCGTGCTGCAGCAGACGTTCAATTGCTACTGCTTCGAACCGAATCTGGTCGGACAGGAGTCCGGCTACTCCGACATCATGGAAGAAGTCATGCCGGAAAAGCCGCTGACCTATTCGTTCCCGATTCCGGACGGCTGGTAA